The Anoplopoma fimbria isolate UVic2021 breed Golden Eagle Sablefish chromosome 20, Afim_UVic_2022, whole genome shotgun sequence genome includes a window with the following:
- the LOC129109799 gene encoding riboflavin transporter 2-like, with protein sequence MSLLTHVLACLFGMGSWVAINGMWVELPLVVPQIPEGWYLPSYLTVIIQMANIGPLFITLMHRFRPGMLNERLIIYSIVGLGIVATFLLAFFWRHTVTIGASLHSVPLLVLSFLLSVVDCTSSVTFLPFMMQLRPQYLTTYFTGEGLSGLVPALVALIQGVGVVHCQNATLADNATIASGELLAVYQPAKFSAQVFFVFLSAMMVVCLIAFILLNHHPAVARERKNDLYFSGDLAPGKRDEGLSLHAHTPEQKPMISPLEAGRREPRSSFGRGTYSNLEVGFIFLVLAWVNALTNAVLPSVQSYSCLPYGNKAYHLATTMAAVANPVACFIAMFVPIRSLLLMGFLVMVGTGFGAYIMAMAALSPCPLLVHSDSGTAVIVLVWVLFVLSLSYVKVIIGVILRDEGHSALVWCGAVVQLGSMIGALSMFPLVSVYGLFRSGDACNTKCPM encoded by the exons ATGTCGCTGCTGACTCACGTTCTGGCGTGCCTGTTTGGTATGGGCTCCTGGGTAGCCATCAACGGGATGTGGGTGGAGCTTCCCCTGGTCGTACCGCAGATCCCAGAGGGCTGGTATCTGCCATCATACCTCACAGTCATCATCCAGATGGCCAACATAGGTCCTCTCTTCATCACTCTGATGCACCGCTTCCGCCCCGGGATGCTCAATGAGCGGCTGATCATCTACTCCATTGTAGGGTTGGGGATTGTTGCTACATTCCTGCTGGCCTTCTTCTGGAGGCACACAGTGACGATAGGGGCCTCTTTGCACAGTGTACCCCTGCTGGTGTTGAGCTTCCTGCTCTCTGTGGTGGACTGCACCTCCTCTGTTACATTTCTGCCTTTCATGATGCAGCTGCGTCCCCAGTACCTCACCACGTACTTCACAGGTGAAGGCCTCAGCGGTCTGGTGCCTGCACTGGTGGCTCTGATTCAAGGTGTTGGTGTGGTCCACTGTCAGAATGCCACTTTGGCTGATAACGCTACTATTGCTAGTGGAGAGCTACTAGCTGTCTACCAGCCAGCTAAGTTCTCTGCCCAGGTCTTCTTTGTGTTCCTCAGTGCCATGATGGTTGTGTGCCTTATAGCCTTCATCCTACTCAACCATCACCCAGCTGTGGCTCGAGAGAGAAAGAACGACCTGTACTTCAGTGGTGATCTGGCCCCTGGGAAGAGAGACGAAGGTCTGTCTCTGCACGCCCATACACCAGAGCAGAAGCCTATGATCAGCCCACTGGAAGCCGGCAGGAGGGAGCCCAGGAGCTCCTTTGGGAGGGGGACATACAGCAATCTGGAGGTGGGGTTCATCTTTCTTGTACTGGCTTGGGTCAATGCTCTGACCAACGCAGTGCTGCCCTCAGTCCAGTCCTACTCCTGTCTGCCCTACGGGAACAAGGCCTACCATCTAGCTACCACCATGGCAGCTGTTGCCAACCCAGTGGCCTGCTTCATCGCCATGTTTGTGCCGATTAG GTCTCTCCTCTTAATGGGTTTCTTGGTCATGGTTGGGACTGGGTTTGGAGCCTACATCATGGCCATGGCTGCTCTTAGTccctgccccctgctggtccaCAGTGACTCTGGAACTGCTGTCATA GTGCTGGTCTGGGTCCTGTTTGTCCTCTCCCTGTCCTACGTGAAAGTCATCATTGGGGTCATTCTGAGGGACGAAGGCCACAGTGCCCTCGTGTGGTGTGGAGCAGTAGTGCAGTTGGGCTCCATGATTGGTGCCTTGTCCATGTTCCCGTTAGTCAGTGTATATGGACTCTTCAGGTCAGGTGATGCTTGCAACACCAAGTGTCCTATGTag